In the genome of Abyssalbus ytuae, the window TCAAACGGATTAACTCCATTAATGTATGCTGCAAAATTTAACCGTACAGACATACTTGAACTTTTAATTTCTAAAGGGGCAAACCTAAAAGCAAGAGACTCTAAAAAGGGTTATACAGCTTTAAAATTTGCCGAACTATCTAATGCTACAGAAGCCAAAGAAATTTTGGAAAGAGCATTGAATGCTTAAGCAGACTTTGTTCTCGTTTTATAATTATGAATTACAAAAAATCCCGTAGTAACGGGATTTTTTATTTTTATCATCGTAGTTAATTCTAACAAAGATCGATCGGATAAAGATTATTCCGACAATTATATACTAACGGTTTTAATTTTTAATAGAGAAACGTTTATTAAAAATTTATTTTATACTTTTCCTCTGTATTTAATAATAGATTCTTTTATTTTTCCAATCCTGTTTTCGGGATCGGGATGTGTACTTTGAAATTCCGGTACCCTGTTTGGCCCTGCAGCAGATTTCAAAATTTCCATCACCCCTATCATTTCTTCGGGGTTATAGCCTGCCCTTATCATGAATCTCACTCCTAAATCATCGCTTTCAAGTTCATCATCCCTACCATATTTCATATTAATTACATTTGCAATTACTGTGGCCATTTGTGTAGCTGCCCCACTTTCACTTCCTACTGCAACCCCACTTAAAATTCCCTGAGTTAAACCCTGTTTTGATATCCTGTCGGCTGAATGTCTCCCAATTACATGGCCTATTTCATGACCTAATACTCCGGCCAGTTGATCTTCGTTTTCTAATTTAGAAAAAAGTGCGTATGTAATAAATACTTGTCCTCCCGGTAAGGCAAATGCATTAATGGTCTGTTCATCAGCCAAAAGATGAAACTCATATCTGTATGGAGTTTCTCTTGCAATGCTGTTATTAACAAGCTTTTTTCCAACCGCATCTACCAATGCCTGGTAACGGCTATCAGGATGTAACCCCCCGTGTTGTGCAGCCATTTCAGGAGCACTTTGTAATCCTATAGTTATTTCTTCATCGGGTGAAAGTGTAATGTGCTGCTCTTTACCTGTATACGGGTTAGTATCTGCTGAAGAACAATATTTTACCAGAGCAAACAATATTATACCAGCTGCGATAATTAACCTCAATTTACTACTTCCTCGTCTCATCTATATTTATTTTAATGTGGTGATTATTAAATTTATAAAAACCTAAAAAAGCGCAGGGTTAATATCTGAAATATTTTGAAGAATATAATTGTTTAAAAACCCATCTGTAAAATATTCGATACCCGGTAGTTTTTCTTCGAGCAAAATCTCCTTTAAAGATAGTCCTTTATATGCCTTTAACATTTTTTTGGAAACAGGTGCATAACTATAATGCCAGGGTTCGTATTTAAACCCTTTCCGGTTAGCATTATTGGTATAAACGATATAAAAACCATATTTGTTTGCATTCTTATCCAACCATTCCTTTAATTTACAAAACGGGCCATTACCATGAAATTTCTCTGGAACAAGGACATCTCCACTATATGTTGCATTTTCATCAATAATATCTATATCTGTACCCCAATGATGCCGGGATGTTCCGGGAATAGTAGAATATTCTATTATTTTTTGTATCG includes:
- a CDS encoding M15 family metallopeptidase produces the protein MILRSIFFLFFIMAMNVNAQEFTKNQLIGKGNALLIKENMYLQPEAYKAFLRMQEDAKKKNIHIKIVSGYRDFEKQKNIWKRKYERYISQGLIPEQAIQKIIEYSTIPGTSRHHWGTDIDIIDENATYSGDVLVPEKFHGNGPFCKLKEWLDKNANKYGFYIVYTNNANRKGFKYEPWHYSYAPVSKKMLKAYKGLSLKEILLEEKLPGIEYFTDGFLNNYILQNISDINPALF
- a CDS encoding M48 family metalloprotease; the encoded protein is MRRGSSKLRLIIAAGIILFALVKYCSSADTNPYTGKEQHITLSPDEEITIGLQSAPEMAAQHGGLHPDSRYQALVDAVGKKLVNNSIARETPYRYEFHLLADEQTINAFALPGGQVFITYALFSKLENEDQLAGVLGHEIGHVIGRHSADRISKQGLTQGILSGVAVGSESGAATQMATVIANVINMKYGRDDELESDDLGVRFMIRAGYNPEEMIGVMEILKSAAGPNRVPEFQSTHPDPENRIGKIKESIIKYRGKV